One stretch of Streptomyces sp. A2-16 DNA includes these proteins:
- a CDS encoding DUF4331 domain-containing protein: MTPISRSGSGRRSLATLVCGALAAGGLAAAGVATLEPGAASASSHREAPLISGDPQYDNTDVYAFVSPDKPDSTTIIANWIPFEDPSGGPNFYQFAEDAQYDIHIDNNGDGQGDLLYRFTFKTHIKNKKTFLYNTGAVESLDDPDLNVTQTYDIELFRLKNQRVQYKTKVADDIPVAPSNVGKASMPNYEKLRDQAVYKLPGDATAFAGQADDPFFLDLRVFDLLYGGNLSEVGNDTLKGYNVNSIALQVPTDMITESSHQPVVGIWSTTQRRNAQGYYSQVSRLGNPLVNEVVNPLKDKDKFNASSPWDDAQFLKNVTNPELPKLIEAIYKIPAPKEPRNDLVDVFLKGVKGLNQPPHVRPAEELRLNTSIKPTDSPKRLGVLDGDNAGFPNGRRLTDDVIDASLQVVEGELVGSKNDLGDAVDKNDKDFEKSFPYVALPTEGSRGPLAKGTTSGNDVRNQLGDALSPAGSSGSDNMTLIAGSAGAGAAGIVLIGAALMWWRRMRRRAY; encoded by the coding sequence ATGACACCTATCTCCAGGAGCGGCTCGGGACGCAGGAGTCTCGCGACCCTCGTATGTGGTGCGCTGGCCGCCGGAGGGCTCGCAGCCGCCGGTGTGGCCACGCTGGAACCGGGGGCGGCTTCCGCCTCCAGTCACCGGGAGGCCCCGCTGATCTCGGGTGACCCCCAGTACGACAACACCGACGTGTACGCGTTCGTCAGCCCCGACAAGCCGGACTCGACGACGATCATCGCCAACTGGATCCCCTTCGAGGACCCGTCGGGCGGCCCGAACTTCTACCAGTTCGCCGAGGACGCCCAGTACGACATCCACATCGACAACAACGGTGACGGACAGGGCGACCTGCTCTACCGCTTCACCTTCAAGACGCACATCAAGAACAAGAAGACGTTCCTGTACAACACGGGCGCGGTCGAGAGCCTCGACGACCCGGACCTGAACGTCACGCAGACGTACGACATCGAGCTGTTCCGGCTGAAGAACCAGCGGGTCCAGTACAAGACGAAGGTCGCCGACGACATCCCGGTGGCGCCGTCGAACGTCGGCAAGGCGTCCATGCCGAACTACGAGAAGCTGCGCGACCAGGCGGTCTACAAGCTTCCGGGCGACGCGACGGCGTTCGCCGGCCAGGCCGACGACCCGTTCTTCCTGGACCTGCGGGTCTTCGACCTGCTGTACGGCGGGAACCTCAGCGAGGTCGGCAACGACACGCTCAAGGGCTACAACGTCAACTCGATCGCCCTGCAGGTCCCGACGGACATGATCACCGAGTCCTCGCACCAGCCGGTCGTGGGCATCTGGTCGACGACCCAGCGCAGGAACGCGCAGGGATACTACTCCCAGGTCTCGCGCCTGGGCAACCCCCTCGTCAACGAGGTCGTCAACCCGCTGAAGGACAAGGACAAGTTCAACGCGTCCTCGCCCTGGGACGACGCGCAGTTCCTGAAGAACGTCACCAACCCCGAACTGCCGAAGCTCATCGAGGCGATCTACAAGATCCCCGCCCCGAAGGAGCCGCGCAACGACCTCGTGGACGTCTTCCTCAAGGGTGTGAAGGGGCTGAACCAGCCGCCCCACGTGCGGCCCGCGGAGGAGCTGCGCCTCAACACGTCCATCAAGCCCACCGATTCTCCGAAGCGGCTCGGTGTGCTTGATGGCGACAACGCCGGGTTCCCGAACGGGCGTCGGCTCACCGACGACGTGATCGACGCGTCGCTCCAGGTCGTCGAAGGTGAGCTGGTCGGGTCCAAGAACGACCTCGGTGACGCGGTCGACAAGAACGACAAGGACTTCGAGAAGTCCTTCCCGTACGTGGCGCTGCCGACCGAGGGGTCCCGGGGGCCGCTGGCCAAGGGCACGACCTCGGGCAACGACGTCCGCAACCAGCTCGGCGACGCGCTGTCCCCGGCCGGGTCCTCCGGCTCGGACAACATGACGCTGATCGCCGGGTCCGCGGGGGCCGGTGCGGCCGGGATCGTGCTCATCGGCGCCGCGCTGATGTGGTGGCGACGGATGCGGCGCCGGGCCTACTGA
- a CDS encoding sigma-70 family RNA polymerase sigma factor: MEADELLVLVAGGDQKAFEELYGLVAGPVFGLVRRVVRDPAQSEEVSQEVLLEMWRSAARFDPRRGSALSWVLTLAHRRAVDRVRSARAAGEREQREARRAHHPAFDQVTEEVEAGLEREWVRRCLERLTELQRQSVTLAYYDGYTYREVAERLSLPLGTVKTRMRDGLTRLRECLGGAA, translated from the coding sequence TTGGAAGCGGACGAGCTTCTGGTGCTCGTGGCAGGTGGGGACCAGAAGGCATTCGAGGAGCTCTACGGGCTCGTGGCCGGGCCGGTGTTCGGGCTCGTACGGCGCGTGGTGCGGGATCCGGCGCAGTCGGAGGAGGTGTCGCAGGAGGTGCTGCTCGAAATGTGGCGCTCCGCCGCGCGCTTCGACCCCCGCCGGGGCAGCGCGCTGTCCTGGGTCCTCACCCTGGCGCACCGCCGCGCCGTCGACCGGGTGCGCAGCGCCCGCGCGGCCGGTGAGCGCGAGCAGCGCGAGGCACGCCGGGCCCACCACCCCGCCTTCGACCAGGTGACCGAGGAGGTCGAGGCGGGCCTCGAACGCGAGTGGGTGCGCCGCTGCCTGGAGCGTCTGACGGAACTCCAGCGCCAGTCGGTCACCCTCGCCTACTACGACGGCTACACGTACCGTGAAGTGGCCGAGCGGCTGTCGCTGCCGCTGGGGACGGTGAAGACGCGGATGCGTGACGGACTGACCCGCTTGCGGGAGTGCCTGGGAGGTGCGGCATGA
- a CDS encoding ABC transporter permease — MSTLAYDGTAMLGRQLRRVRNNAGLLILTQTMPITMLLFFGYVFGSALAMPGEQYRSFLVPGLLVATAANGIMTGMFQAAQDVHRGVTDRLRTLPISRAAVPLGQSVADVMVTGAGMVPFLLVGLAVGWRVEGSVLQAVGAVALLLLFRFATTWIGIFLGLLTRSEEAAGQLGGATFVLPLLSNAYIPTEGLPGWLRTVAEWNPISAVTTALRKLFGNAPVPEGAAWPVAHPIAGSLLWCAVLLAVFAPLAVRRYARGEG; from the coding sequence ATGAGCACTCTGGCCTACGACGGCACCGCGATGCTGGGCCGTCAGCTGCGGCGGGTCCGCAACAACGCGGGACTGCTGATCCTGACCCAGACCATGCCGATCACCATGCTGCTGTTCTTCGGCTACGTCTTCGGCAGCGCGCTGGCGATGCCGGGCGAGCAGTACCGGTCCTTCCTGGTGCCGGGCCTGCTGGTGGCCACGGCGGCGAACGGGATCATGACCGGGATGTTCCAGGCGGCCCAGGACGTCCACCGCGGCGTGACGGACCGGCTGCGCACGCTGCCGATCAGCCGGGCCGCCGTGCCGCTGGGGCAGTCCGTCGCGGATGTGATGGTCACCGGCGCCGGCATGGTGCCGTTCCTGCTGGTCGGGCTCGCGGTGGGCTGGCGTGTCGAGGGATCCGTGCTGCAAGCGGTGGGCGCCGTCGCCCTGTTGCTGCTGTTCCGGTTCGCCACCACCTGGATCGGCATCTTCCTCGGTCTGCTCACCCGCAGTGAGGAGGCGGCCGGTCAGCTGGGCGGGGCCACCTTCGTCCTGCCGCTGCTGTCCAACGCGTACATCCCGACCGAGGGGCTGCCCGGCTGGCTGCGCACCGTCGCCGAGTGGAACCCCATCAGCGCGGTGACCACGGCCCTGCGGAAGCTGTTCGGGAATGCGCCCGTGCCGGAGGGAGCGGCCTGGCCGGTGGCGCATCCGATCGCCGGGTCACTGCTGTGGTGCGCGGTGCTGCTCGCGGTCTTCGCACCGCTGGCCGTACGGAGGTATGCACGCGGGGAGGGGTGA
- a CDS encoding TetR/AcrR family transcriptional regulator has product MAGRAAVPEVIWARPERTGRGPKPAFTRADIAAAAVRLADDGGLDAVSMRHVAAELGCGTMSLYNYVPRKEDLYELMVDAVSGEHELFEPTGDWRADMLRNARQTKALMHRHAWMVRLMSGVYGFSPNALRYLEHCLACLDPLDAPYGTKIELVAMLNGCVTTYVSNELSTAERVRSLPWSQEQENAVRIAYLGSQVASGAYPRLAASFTEDAGPIDLDAVFERMLGRVLDGFEPRT; this is encoded by the coding sequence ATGGCGGGCCGAGCGGCCGTACCCGAAGTGATCTGGGCGCGTCCTGAACGGACGGGGCGTGGGCCGAAACCCGCGTTCACCAGGGCGGACATCGCGGCGGCGGCGGTGCGGCTCGCGGATGACGGCGGTCTGGACGCGGTGTCCATGCGGCATGTCGCGGCCGAACTCGGCTGCGGGACGATGTCCCTGTACAACTACGTCCCCCGCAAGGAGGACCTGTACGAGCTGATGGTGGACGCGGTCAGTGGTGAGCACGAGCTGTTCGAGCCGACCGGTGACTGGCGGGCCGACATGCTCCGCAACGCCCGCCAGACCAAGGCGCTCATGCACCGCCACGCCTGGATGGTGCGGCTGATGTCAGGGGTGTACGGCTTCAGCCCCAACGCCCTGCGCTACCTGGAGCACTGCCTCGCCTGCCTCGACCCGCTGGACGCGCCGTACGGCACGAAGATCGAGCTGGTCGCGATGCTCAACGGGTGTGTGACGACGTACGTCTCGAACGAGCTGTCCACGGCCGAGCGGGTGCGGTCGCTGCCGTGGTCCCAGGAGCAGGAGAACGCGGTGCGGATCGCGTATCTGGGCAGTCAGGTGGCCTCGGGGGCGTATCCGCGGCTGGCGGCGTCGTTCACGGAGGACGCGGGGCCGATCGATCTGGACGCGGTGTTCGAGCGGATGCTGGGGCGAGTCCTGGACGGCTTCGAGCCCAGGACCTAG
- a CDS encoding anti-sigma factor, which produces MSLFRREDLHSLAAPYALDALEPAERARFERHLKGCDSCAAEVRTLSEDAVRLAWSAAAPPPLAMRDRVLAAVRTLPQESAVRPEPSRARPEPARARKSQLPPHVWGVQPPPRQRQRRPLFVPFATATAAAALVVASLFAVQANRTQDELDAQKAQASEIAHVLQAADARATRGQDAQGRSIGVVASASEGRAVVTLSGYSAPPSGRVRQLWLMRPDEQPRSLGLFAADTPLVATGLDKSATSLAVTVEPDGGSPQPTTQPVVQLALKSVGFGE; this is translated from the coding sequence ATGAGCCTCTTCCGCCGGGAAGATCTGCACTCCCTCGCGGCCCCGTACGCGCTCGACGCGCTGGAGCCCGCGGAACGGGCCCGCTTCGAGCGGCACCTGAAGGGCTGCGACAGCTGTGCGGCGGAAGTGCGCACGCTCTCCGAGGACGCGGTACGGCTCGCGTGGTCGGCCGCCGCTCCGCCGCCGCTCGCCATGCGCGACCGGGTGCTGGCCGCCGTGCGCACCCTCCCGCAGGAGTCCGCCGTACGGCCGGAGCCGTCCCGTGCGCGGCCGGAGCCGGCGCGGGCCCGCAAGTCGCAGCTGCCACCGCACGTGTGGGGCGTCCAGCCGCCGCCGAGGCAGCGTCAGCGCCGGCCCCTGTTCGTGCCGTTCGCGACGGCCACCGCGGCCGCCGCCCTCGTCGTCGCCTCCCTGTTCGCCGTGCAGGCCAACCGGACACAGGACGAACTGGACGCGCAGAAGGCTCAGGCCAGTGAGATCGCCCACGTTCTCCAGGCCGCGGACGCGCGGGCGACCCGGGGGCAGGACGCCCAGGGCCGAAGTATCGGAGTGGTCGCTTCCGCATCTGAGGGGCGCGCGGTCGTCACCCTGAGCGGGTACAGCGCGCCCCCGAGCGGCCGCGTGCGCCAGTTGTGGCTCATGCGCCCCGACGAGCAACCGCGCTCCCTGGGGCTCTTCGCCGCCGACACGCCCTTGGTGGCAACCGGACTCGACAAGTCCGCGACATCACTCGCTGTGACCGTCGAGCCCGACGGGGGGTCACCGCAGCCCACTACCCAGCCGGTTGTCCAACTCGCCCTGAAATCGGTTGGATTCGGAGAGTAA
- a CDS encoding ATP-binding cassette domain-containing protein, producing the protein MTSTYAVLSEGLEKRFGEVHALRGLDLAVAPGTVCGILGPNGAGKTTAVRLLTTLLRPDSGSARVAGHDLVREPEAVRRAIAVTGQYASVDGDLTGRENLRLFARLHRVRGPAERAAELLDRFGLAEAADRTASTYSGGMRRRLDLAASLVRRPEILFLDEPTTGLDPASRNLIWDGVRELTADGTTVLLTTQYLEEADQLAHDIALVDQGRVAHTGSPAQLKALIGAHVEIVVADADVLVKAAGVLDQLTGGEPSFDHERNSVGAVTQDTTLTLPRLVRELDTAGVPLLDASIRPPTLDDVFLRLTKELAV; encoded by the coding sequence ATGACTTCTACGTACGCTGTACTTAGTGAGGGTCTGGAGAAGCGGTTCGGGGAGGTCCATGCCCTGCGCGGGCTCGATCTCGCGGTCGCCCCGGGCACGGTCTGCGGCATCCTCGGCCCCAACGGCGCGGGCAAGACCACGGCCGTACGGCTGCTGACGACGCTGCTGCGGCCCGACTCCGGTTCCGCGCGGGTCGCGGGGCACGACCTCGTCCGGGAGCCGGAGGCGGTGCGGCGCGCCATCGCCGTCACCGGGCAGTACGCGTCGGTCGACGGGGACCTGACCGGACGGGAGAACCTCCGGCTGTTCGCCCGGCTGCACCGAGTGCGGGGGCCGGCCGAGCGGGCCGCCGAGCTGCTCGACCGCTTCGGACTGGCCGAGGCCGCCGACCGGACCGCCTCCACCTACTCGGGCGGCATGCGCCGCCGCCTTGACCTGGCGGCGAGCCTGGTCCGCCGCCCGGAGATCCTGTTCCTCGACGAGCCGACGACCGGGCTCGACCCCGCCAGCCGCAACCTCATCTGGGACGGCGTGCGCGAGCTGACGGCGGACGGCACGACCGTGCTGCTGACCACGCAGTACCTGGAGGAGGCCGACCAACTCGCCCATGACATCGCCCTGGTGGACCAGGGACGGGTCGCGCACACGGGTTCGCCCGCCCAGCTCAAGGCCCTGATAGGGGCGCACGTGGAGATCGTCGTCGCGGACGCGGACGTCCTGGTGAAGGCGGCCGGCGTGCTCGACCAACTCACCGGCGGCGAACCGTCGTTCGACCACGAGCGCAACTCGGTCGGCGCGGTCACCCAGGACACCACGCTGACGCTTCCCCGGCTGGTGCGCGAACTGGACACGGCGGGAGTGCCCCTGCTCGACGCGAGCATCCGGCCGCCGACCCTCGACGACGTCTTCCTGCGACTCACCAAGGAGCTTGCGGTATGA
- a CDS encoding tetratricopeptide repeat protein, translated as MSGSTTDSAPENEHDGSPETVEPTAESEDPKVAAVRRVSKAAQRWRAAQLAGCAALLAVALTGGSIAFGALRDGGTATVASSSSAVSPGLMAGGDLDAGIKAIQAHLRGQPRDFGSWATLGLAYVEQARTKGDPSRYAQAQQVLAKSLKLAPDNEQGLAGLAALAAARHDFKDALRYADRTLEQNPYNERALSSRIDALVELGRYDEASKAADLADERRPGIPVFTRYAYVHELRGDVRTARTVLERALSTATTPGDIAYVATALGQLAWNQGDYDTALTDYARALAADDTYLPALEGRARAQAASGDRAAAIKGMEAVVARYPLPGPLVALGELYEDRGADGDAAKAKDQYALVDAWTALARANGVNADLDTAMAAADHGDKASALRAARAEWARRHTVHTADALAWALHVNGRDKEALPYARQATATGYRNASFLYHRGIVELAAGDAKEGRSLLGSALKLNPGFSPLGAREARKALKEASR; from the coding sequence ATGTCCGGGTCTACGACCGACAGCGCACCCGAGAACGAGCACGACGGATCGCCGGAGACCGTGGAGCCCACTGCCGAGTCCGAGGACCCGAAGGTCGCCGCCGTGCGCCGGGTCTCGAAGGCCGCGCAGCGCTGGCGTGCCGCCCAACTGGCCGGGTGCGCGGCGCTGTTGGCCGTCGCGCTGACGGGCGGGTCGATCGCCTTCGGCGCGCTGCGGGACGGCGGTACCGCCACCGTCGCCAGTTCCTCGTCGGCGGTCTCTCCCGGGCTCATGGCCGGTGGGGACCTCGACGCGGGCATCAAGGCGATCCAGGCCCATCTGCGCGGCCAGCCGAGGGACTTCGGCAGCTGGGCCACCCTCGGGCTCGCCTACGTCGAGCAGGCACGGACCAAGGGCGACCCCTCGCGGTACGCACAGGCCCAGCAAGTGCTCGCGAAGTCACTGAAGTTGGCGCCGGACAACGAACAGGGGCTGGCCGGCCTCGCCGCGCTCGCCGCGGCCCGGCACGACTTCAAGGACGCCCTCCGCTACGCCGACCGGACGCTCGAGCAGAACCCCTACAACGAGCGCGCCCTGTCCTCCCGGATCGACGCCCTCGTCGAACTCGGCCGCTACGACGAGGCGTCGAAGGCCGCCGACCTCGCCGACGAACGGCGGCCGGGCATCCCGGTGTTCACCCGCTACGCCTATGTCCACGAACTGCGTGGCGACGTCCGCACCGCCCGCACCGTCCTGGAACGGGCCCTGTCCACCGCGACCACCCCGGGCGACATCGCCTACGTGGCCACCGCGCTGGGCCAGCTCGCCTGGAACCAGGGCGACTACGACACGGCCCTGACCGACTACGCCCGCGCGCTCGCCGCGGACGACACCTACCTGCCCGCCCTGGAGGGCCGGGCCCGCGCCCAGGCCGCGAGCGGCGACCGGGCCGCCGCGATCAAGGGCATGGAGGCCGTCGTGGCCCGCTATCCGCTGCCCGGGCCGCTGGTCGCGCTCGGGGAGCTGTACGAGGACCGGGGCGCCGACGGCGACGCGGCGAAGGCCAAGGACCAGTACGCGCTCGTGGACGCCTGGACGGCCCTCGCCCGCGCCAACGGCGTCAACGCCGACCTCGACACCGCGATGGCCGCCGCCGACCACGGCGACAAGGCCTCCGCCCTGCGCGCCGCCCGCGCCGAGTGGGCCCGCCGGCACACCGTGCACACCGCGGACGCCCTCGCCTGGGCCCTGCACGTGAACGGCCGCGACAAGGAGGCCCTGCCGTACGCCCGGCAGGCCACCGCCACCGGCTACCGCAACGCCTCCTTCCTCTACCACCGCGGGATCGTCGAACTCGCCGCCGGTGACGCGAAGGAGGGCCGGAGCCTGCTCGGCTCCGCCCTGAAGCTCAACCCCGGTTTCTCCCCTCTCGGCGCCCGCGAGGCCCGCAAGGCTCTCAAGGAGGCGTCCCGGTGA
- a CDS encoding sulfite exporter TauE/SafE family protein, with the protein MKPRRLFASLTAVLTAACALALLPSSSASAHPLGNFTVNRYDGLVAAPGQLRVDHVEDLAEIPATQAKPDIKRLGMTEWAAQRCRAAAEGGKVTVDGRAAALTVRTSHARVRPGQAGLDTLRVECRLTAPLPEGATFSLGFHSAGTDSGPGWREITARGDRMTLAQSDVPEKSVSDELTTYPQELLSSPDDTVTASLRVRPGGPALAEERSNAPAASVLPRGADRWTRALDSLVARHDLTVGFAAVALLIAVVLGAMHALAPGHGKTLMAAVAAARGGKARMKDVLPLAASVTVTHTLGVVALGLLVAAGSAAAPSVIAWLGIASGVMVTAAGVTLLRRALRTRAHQHGHGHAHGDGHRHDHPHDHTHPHDTGEHEQHEQHEERSLVLVAAHTETAPATSDAHTHAHASTHTPGHTHDHTHAPGHTHDHTPGHTHTHDHDHDHPHDHDHPHTLEHTHGGFTHTHAVAPTLRGTILLGFAGGLVPSPSAVVVLVGAAALGQAWFGLLLVVAYGVGLALTLTAAGFAVVRLGSGVTRLLDRRPRLAASPLTALVRRTAPLMSAFVVVALGAGLVLKGAASALG; encoded by the coding sequence GTGAAGCCCCGCCGTCTGTTCGCGTCCCTCACGGCCGTCCTGACGGCGGCTTGTGCGCTCGCGCTGCTCCCTTCCAGCAGCGCGAGCGCCCACCCCCTCGGCAACTTCACCGTCAATCGCTACGACGGTCTGGTCGCCGCCCCCGGCCAACTCCGCGTCGACCACGTCGAGGACCTCGCCGAGATCCCGGCCACCCAGGCCAAGCCGGACATCAAGCGGCTCGGCATGACCGAGTGGGCCGCCCAGCGGTGCCGTGCGGCCGCGGAGGGCGGCAAGGTCACCGTCGACGGCCGTGCGGCCGCCCTGACCGTGCGGACCAGCCACGCGCGCGTGCGTCCCGGTCAGGCCGGCCTCGACACCCTGCGCGTGGAGTGCCGGCTGACCGCCCCGCTGCCCGAGGGCGCCACCTTCTCCCTCGGCTTCCACAGCGCGGGCACCGACTCCGGCCCCGGCTGGCGCGAGATCACCGCGCGCGGCGACCGGATGACGCTCGCCCAGTCGGACGTGCCCGAGAAGTCGGTCTCGGACGAACTGACCACGTACCCGCAGGAGTTGCTTTCCTCCCCCGATGACACCGTGACCGCCTCGCTGCGGGTGCGGCCCGGCGGCCCGGCCCTCGCCGAGGAGCGGTCCAACGCCCCCGCCGCCTCCGTGCTGCCCCGAGGCGCGGACCGCTGGACCCGGGCCCTGGACTCCCTGGTCGCCCGGCACGACCTCACCGTCGGTTTCGCGGCGGTCGCCCTGCTCATCGCGGTCGTCCTCGGTGCGATGCACGCGCTGGCCCCGGGCCACGGCAAGACCCTGATGGCCGCGGTGGCGGCGGCGCGCGGCGGCAAGGCCCGGATGAAGGACGTCCTGCCGCTGGCCGCGTCCGTGACCGTCACCCACACCCTGGGCGTGGTCGCGCTGGGCCTCCTGGTCGCGGCGGGCTCGGCGGCGGCTCCCTCGGTGATCGCGTGGCTGGGCATCGCGAGCGGGGTGATGGTGACCGCGGCCGGGGTCACCCTGCTGCGCCGGGCCCTGCGCACCCGAGCGCACCAGCACGGACACGGGCATGCGCACGGGGACGGGCACAGGCACGACCACCCGCACGACCACACCCACCCGCACGACACCGGTGAGCACGAGCAGCACGAGCAGCACGAGGAACGCTCCCTGGTCCTGGTCGCCGCCCACACGGAGACGGCCCCGGCCACGTCGGACGCGCACACACACGCCCACGCCTCCACCCACACACCGGGCCACACGCACGACCACACCCACGCACCGGGCCACACGCACGACCACACCCCCGGCCACACCCACACCCACGACCACGATCACGACCACCCCCACGACCACGACCACCCCCACACCCTGGAACACACCCACGGCGGCTTCACCCACACCCACGCCGTCGCCCCCACCCTGCGCGGCACGATCCTCCTCGGCTTCGCCGGCGGCCTCGTGCCCAGCCCCTCCGCCGTCGTGGTGCTCGTCGGTGCCGCCGCGCTCGGGCAGGCCTGGTTCGGCCTGCTGCTCGTCGTGGCGTACGGCGTCGGGCTCGCCCTGACCCTGACCGCGGCCGGATTCGCCGTCGTCAGGCTGGGCAGTGGTGTCACACGACTGCTGGACAGGCGTCCCCGTCTGGCCGCGAGCCCGCTGACCGCCCTGGTGCGCAGGACCGCACCTCTGATGTCGGCGTTCGTCGTGGTGGCTCTCGGGGCAGGATTGGTGCTCAAGGGGGCGGCATCCGCACTCGGCTGA